One genomic region from Rhinoraja longicauda isolate Sanriku21f chromosome 34, sRhiLon1.1, whole genome shotgun sequence encodes:
- the LOC144609721 gene encoding uncharacterized protein LOC144609721 isoform X1, with product MEGDDNELSTPGAGQGFQAAVSSPSGDGHPDSENGASSGSAWDGEKKCYWNCESPMEEAHSNHAGSSGNQTWDWSSESDAYTSDLDSTEEELTEEHDYLRSLLQIIGKPPPFQYYTDFENAMNDPRTESPFSLLHAGVCSRNDHERGRESPYGLDVGLPLNSAEEGDSPSCGNVSQYGKAKYSGIVAPFSTRLLSHPSFQSFYTAVANQQRHSRPAEINGSTFDKQDSVDSCSPFHFTTKSEASAQRSQEINMPTLQQCEFFYTDPMLPSGYRVYNHLSQPTRQMMQGLQLNTPPPIMSACVAPTNVQPTLPSPVLHPPTLNRCQGQSRPISKAEHDAVSTLLELKQCTQLDCVVADTTKCTAKSEGIHQPEAEINTLCFLDDSGAPGIKDGNGTEQKHLSLLNDSRSPSLKSHHDTELYTIYPETLPECKYSTPPQSSSDYNGASRLISTSSGTEFRAFDPVKLTAILPTVTQEIEIGSCDFLI from the exons ATGGAAGGCGACGATAATGAATTGTCAACTCCGGGAGCAGGGCAAGGCTTCCAGGCGGCTGTGAGCTCCCCGAGCGGAGACGGTCACCCCGATTCTGAAAATGGAGCCAGCAGCGGATCTGCATGGGACGGAG AGAAGAAATGTTACTGGAATTGTGAGTCGCCCATGGAAGAAGCTCACAGCAACCATGCAGGCAGCTCGGGGAACCAAACCTGGGACTGGTCTTCAGAGTCGGACGCATACACTTCTGATTTGGACAGCACAGAGGAGGAGCTAACTGAAGAGCATGACTATCTCAG GTCTTTACTGCAGATCATTGGGAAACCTCCCCCATTTCAGTATTACACGGACTTTGAGAATGCGATGAACGATCCAAGAACAGAGAGTCCTTTCTCTTTGCTGCATGCCGGAG TCTGTTCCAGGAACGACCACGAAAGAGGAAGAGAGTCTCCCTACGGCCTGGATGTGGGACTGCCGttgaacagtgctgaggagggagATTCACCGAGCTGCGGAAATGTTTCCCAGTACGGAAAG GCAAAGTATTCGGGCATCGTTGCCCCGTTCTCCACGAGATTGCTGTCGCACCCGTCTTTCCAATCCTTTTACACTGCTGTTGCGAATCAGCAGAGACACAGCCGACCCGCGGAAATCAACGGCTCCACATTCGACAAGCAAGACTCTGTCGATTCCTGCTCGCCATTTCACTTCACGACAAAATCTGAAGCCTCTGCCCAGCGCTCCCAGGAAATTAACA tgCCAACTCTCCAGCAGTGTGAGTTTTTCTACACCGACCCAATGCTGCCCTCCGGTTATCGAGTTTACAACCATCTCTCACAACCCACACGCCAG ATGATGCAGGGTTTACAACTTAACACTCCACCTCCAATCATGTCTGCATGCGTGGCTCCAACGAACGTTCAGCCAACTCTGCCGAGCCCTGTCCTCCACCCTCCCACTTTAAACAGGTGTCAGGGGCAGAGCAGGCCAATCTCTAAAGCAGAGCACGACGCCGTCAGCACCTTGCTTGAACTCAAACAGTGCACTCAGTTAGACTGCGTAGTGGCGGATACAACAAAATGCACAGCGAAGAGTGAGGGCATTCACCAACCAGAGGCTGAAATTAACACACTTTGTTTTTTGGACGATTCAGGAGCCCCAGGAATCAAGGACGGCAATGGAACGGAGCAAAAGCACCTCTCGCTTCTGAATGACAGTCGCAGCCCTTCATTAAAGTCTCACCATGACACAGAGCTTTATACAATTTATCCAGAAACCCTGCCTGAATGTAAATACTCCACTCCgccccagagttcctccgattATAATGGGGCGTCCAGATTAATCAGCACATCCTCGGGGACTGAGTTTAGAGCATTTGACCCAGTGAAGTTAACAGCCATTTTGCCAACGGTTACGCAGGAGATAGAAATTGGAAGCTGTGATTTCCTTATTtaa
- the LOC144609721 gene encoding uncharacterized protein LOC144609721 isoform X2 codes for MEGDDNELSTPGAGQGFQAAVSSPSGDGHPDSENGASSGSAWDGEKKCYWNCESPMEEAHSNHAGSSGNQTWDWSSESDAYTSDLDSTEEELTEEHDYLRSLLQIIGKPPPFQYYTDFENAMNDPRTESPFSLLHAGVCSRNDHERGRESPYGLDVGLPLNSAEEGDSPSCGNVSQYGKAKYSGIVAPFSTRLLSHPSFQSFYTAVANQQRHSRPAEINGSTFDKQDSVDSCSPFHFTTKSEASAQRSQEINMPTLQQCEFFYTDPMLPSGYRVYNHLSQPTRQEPQESRTAMERSKSTSRF; via the exons ATGGAAGGCGACGATAATGAATTGTCAACTCCGGGAGCAGGGCAAGGCTTCCAGGCGGCTGTGAGCTCCCCGAGCGGAGACGGTCACCCCGATTCTGAAAATGGAGCCAGCAGCGGATCTGCATGGGACGGAG AGAAGAAATGTTACTGGAATTGTGAGTCGCCCATGGAAGAAGCTCACAGCAACCATGCAGGCAGCTCGGGGAACCAAACCTGGGACTGGTCTTCAGAGTCGGACGCATACACTTCTGATTTGGACAGCACAGAGGAGGAGCTAACTGAAGAGCATGACTATCTCAG GTCTTTACTGCAGATCATTGGGAAACCTCCCCCATTTCAGTATTACACGGACTTTGAGAATGCGATGAACGATCCAAGAACAGAGAGTCCTTTCTCTTTGCTGCATGCCGGAG TCTGTTCCAGGAACGACCACGAAAGAGGAAGAGAGTCTCCCTACGGCCTGGATGTGGGACTGCCGttgaacagtgctgaggagggagATTCACCGAGCTGCGGAAATGTTTCCCAGTACGGAAAG GCAAAGTATTCGGGCATCGTTGCCCCGTTCTCCACGAGATTGCTGTCGCACCCGTCTTTCCAATCCTTTTACACTGCTGTTGCGAATCAGCAGAGACACAGCCGACCCGCGGAAATCAACGGCTCCACATTCGACAAGCAAGACTCTGTCGATTCCTGCTCGCCATTTCACTTCACGACAAAATCTGAAGCCTCTGCCCAGCGCTCCCAGGAAATTAACA tgCCAACTCTCCAGCAGTGTGAGTTTTTCTACACCGACCCAATGCTGCCCTCCGGTTATCGAGTTTACAACCATCTCTCACAACCCACACGCCAG GAGCCCCAGGAATCAAGGACGGCAATGGAACGGAGCAAAAGCACCTCTCGCTTCTGA
- the ufsp1 gene encoding ufm1-specific protease 1, whose protein sequence is MELVKNIHSGLPLPETGSDVHRLSLMRGDYLYYHYGCDGTDDCGWGCGYRTMQTLSSWIILQQTNQKNHRVPTLREVQEALVEMEDKPPSFVNSKTWIGSFEIALCIDKFHDVPCKLIHVRKGGELLQNIEELHSHFDTLGSPVMMGGDSDSASKGILGVFTGSENHYLLILDPHYSGKTLDKEYAQRKGWVAWKKLDLFDQNSFYNFCLPQCKGV, encoded by the coding sequence ATGGAATTAGTGAAGAATATTCACTctggtctccctctccctgagACTGGGTCTGATGTCCATCGGCTTTCCCTGATGCGGGGAGATTATCTCTACTACCACTACGGCTGCGATGGCACAGATGATTGCGGCTGGGGCTGTGGCTACCGGACAATGCAGACCCTCTCTTCCTGGATAATCTTACAGCAGACTAATCAAAAGAACCACAGGGTGCCCACTCTAAGAGAGGTGCAAGAGGCACTGGTGGAGATGGAAGACAAGCCTCCCAGCTTCGTCAACTCCAAGACTTGGATTGGCTCCTTTGAAATTGCCCTGTGTATTGACAAATTCCACGACGTTCCCTGCAAACTCATCCAtgtgcggaaagggggggagctgCTGCAGAACATAGAGGAGCTTCACTCGCACTTCGACACGCTGGGGTCCCCAGTCATGATGGGCGGAGACAGTGACAGTGCTTCAAAGGGGATTTTGGGGGTTTTCACGGGGTCGGAGAACCACTACCTGCTTATTTTGGACCCTCATTACTCCGGGAAAACTCTGGACAAGGAGTATGCCCAAAGGAAAGGCTGGGTGGCCTGGAAGAAATTGGACCTATTTGATCAGAACTCATTCTATAACTTCTGCCTCCCTCAGTGCAAAGGTGTGTAA